Within Mongoliitalea daihaiensis, the genomic segment GAGATTCACCGAGATGTCAATAAGTTGGAAAATTTGGGTGTTCCTTTCTTAAAAGTGGCCAACAAAATCGATAAAGCAGCTCCTGCAATTTTGGAAGAGCTTCAAAGGACGTATAAGGATACGATTTTTATTTCCGCAGGGCAGAAGGAAAACTTGGATGATTTGAAAAGAAGGATTTTGGAGTTGGTGAATCTAGACAAGTTCAAGACTGGCAATACCATTGTGACCAATATCCGCCACTACGATTCCTTGAACAAAACAAGGGAATCATTGATCGATGTGTTGACAGGCTTGGATAACGAAGTGACCAATGATTTCTTAGCGATGGATATCCGAAGGTCATTACATTATTTAGGAGAGATTACAGGCGAGATCACGACAGATGATTTATTGGCGAACATCTTCTCTAAGTTCTGTATCGGGAAGTAAGCTCGCAGAAAGCGCGGAATCCACGGAAAAAATGGATGTCCACTAATGGCACGAAGGGGGTGCGAACTCCACAGTATATGCTGAAAATCAGGGATTAATTTTGTTTCATGGCTCCTTGGAGGCGGTCCAGAGGTTTCACAGATACAGGGATTTCTGTCGGTAGGAGAATTGAGAAAGCCAAATCTAAAACCTGCCTGTCGCAATTTTGGTCTACCCCCCAAATTCTAAAATCAACTCTTGCTACGAATGGAAGAAAGAGATCCTATAGTAACCTGACATTTAGGGGCGTAGCCCTGTGATCTTCGTAGAGAAAATCATGGATGATGTGCTCAGAGGCGCGTAGCGCTGAGATCTTCTCTCGCTTGATGACTTATTTAGACACCAATTGAGACTATGATTTTTACAGGTTCGCAGATTTTTTGCTGACGCAAAGAAGGGCTCGCAGAAGGCGCGGAATCCGCGGAATCCTCGGAAATAATGCGAAATTTTATCTTAAGGTCTTTAAAACTTCGAAACATTCTCACCAATAAAAAACCAAATCTAAATTCTAAAATCAACTCTTGCTACGAATGGAAGGAAGAGATCCTATAGTAACCTGATATTTAGGGGCGTAGCCCTGTTATCTTCGTAGAGAAAATGAAGGATAAGGTGGTCAGAGGCGCGTAGCGCTGAGATCTTCTCTCGCTTGATGACTTATTTAGACACCAATTGAGACTATGATTTTTACAGGTTCGCAGATTTTTTGCTGACGCAAATAGGGGTGGGCTCGCTGAAGGCGCGGAATCCGCGGAAGTCAAAGAAATAAGATGAAATTTTATCTCAGGGTATCTAAGATTTGGAAAGCTTATGGCTGGAGCTAATTCAATTGAAACCATGGGGTTGTGGCGGTCCCATGGTTACAAGATGTCGGATGTTCCTTTTCATAGATGTAGAAGCATTATGTGTACTACTTTGAAAGCAAGTTTATCAATAGGTGAAAAAATAATTCTAGATTTCATTGCGGCCTTGGTTTGTGTAAGCACTAGGGTTAACAGTTTAGGTGGGGACAAATTATCAGAAAGAACTGTCCTAAGGCTTTCTTCTTCTGCTTCATTTTTCAAAATCACTTGATCCGTAAGGAAGCGGTTGGTTCTGACTAAGGTTATTCCATTTTTAGTAGCTCCTTTTACAGCAGCTGTAGATGATTTATTCATATTTTCATTTTCAACTCGCGCTATCAGGATTTTTTTATTGGATGGAATTGGGTAGGTTTAAAGAATTGAAAATACTGCAACTAAAGTCAGATTGATCGATCCTACTCAGGGAACATTTGTGAGTTTATCCAGATAGATAAGTTAGTTACCGCCAATTTTAGAAAAGCCGTGAAAGAAAGAATAATCGGAATTGATATCGCAAGAGCATTAGCTGTTTTTGGAATGATAATCGTTAATTTTAAAATTGTACTTGGCGAAAATGGTTTGAATTGGGTCAAATCATTTGCAAGTGCTTTTGATGGAAAGGCATCAGCAACTTTCGTCGTTTTAGCAGGTATTGGACTTGCTTTGATGACAAATTCAGCATTGAGAACTAATGATTTCCAAAAAATACAAATAGCCCGAATAAAAATTGCCAAAAGAGCCTTGTTTCTTTTCATTATTGGTCTTTCGTATATTGTAATTTGGCCAGCGGATATCTTGCATTTTTATGGAGTTTATATGCTCTTTATTTTAATTTTGTTAACGAGCAATGGGAAAACTATTATTATTTCGACAATTGGATTAATCCTGATCTACCCATTTATTTTAGGAGTTTTGGATTATGAAAATGGTTGGGATTTTGAAACTTTACACTATCTCGATTTTTGGACATTTAATGGTTTTTTTAGAAATCTACTCTTCAATGGTTTTCACCCAGTAATTCCTTGGGCTTCTTTTATGCTTTTTGGTTTTTGGTTTGGTAAACAGGATTTAAGAAACGACCGATTCATCAAAAAAGCCTTTTGGGTTAGTTCCATCGCTTTTGTTGTAATTTTAATTTTATCACACGTGTCAATTTCATTTTTATCAAAAGGAAATGAGCAAACAGTAAATGAATTATCACAAATAATTGGAACAAATCCAATGCCACCATTGCCAATATATATGGCTAATGGAATTGCAATTTCCATATCAATTATATCAGCTTGTATCATAATCGGTAAAATATTTTCAAAAAATAAATTACTCTTGGCTTTAAATAAAACAGGGCAACTGGCTTTAACTTTTTATGTCGCTCACGTAATTATCGGGATGGGAATTATTGAGGCGATTAACCCAGAAAAAATGGGGAATTATCCAATAGAATTTTCAGTGGGTTATGCTTTATTATTCAGTTTCTTATGTATATTTTTTGCAACTTTTTGGTTAAAACGCAGAGAAAATGGACCAGTAGAATGGGTAATGAAAAAAATAATTGGTTAAAAAAACTGGGTGCATATAGAAAGTTTTGATAGTGATATTAGACAGCTATTTTTTTTGGAGCCTTTTACTCTAGTATCCGTTGTTTGTGAGAGTTGAGATGTTTTTGAGCAATGCATGCAAATCACGGTCAGTTAAAAGCTTGATAAGACAATCGTGGCACCGGAACCACTTTAGAGATTGAGTCGCATATACGATACTCAACGAGTCCTGGGTCTAGCATCTTGCAAAAGGTCCATTGTAGCCGGTCTATTCCTTGGATGTGGTTCCTGGAAATTTGTTAGCCATCTGATAACAAATACAACAAAATTTACTAATTTTAGTAGGGTTGTAAAACAGTTGAATAAAGAAAAATAAAAGCCTGTTTTTACAGCTTGTCCCATGAGATTGGTGGCTTACGTTAGCTGACTTGCAAAAAAATATCATGAGTTACCGTTTTGGTAACTATATAAATTACATTTACTATAATTAATTAATGCAAGATTTTGAGAGTTAATGTCAAAAGAACACTCAGGGCTACAATAAAGCACTTGAAAAAAATTTGAATTGATTTTTGATGCAAAACAGAGAATATCCAAAGGCGCTGGGCTAATTTCAGCTTGGATGCAGCTTTTGTTGGAGAACAGTCGGGTGGTTCAAAGTAAATGGAAAGTTTACCATCTTTAATTAGTCGGGAGTAGATTGGAAGGGGAGGGCTCCGAATGCCTGCCTATCGTACCCAAGCCTGATACTGTTGTAGATAATGGTGAGAATAATTGTCTTAAATCACTTGAACTGTATGATTTAAAAAAATGAAAAAACTATTATTTAAGTGGGATAAATTAAGTGGGACTTTCTGGTTTATTCCAGTGATGATCATCATTATTTCAATTCTCCTATCATTTAGCTTAGTGTATTTGGATAGTATTTTTACTTTGCCGCAAAATAGCCTTGGCCGTCTCTTTGTTGTGAATAGTTCGGATTCTGCCCGGATTATTTTGTCCACTATTTCTGGGGCAATGTTGGGAGTGGCTGGGACTGTATTTTCCATCACACTTGTGGTCCTTACGCTGGCATCTTCTCAATTCGGCCCGAGTCTAATCAAAAATTTTATGTATGTTAGGTTGAATCAGGTAGTATTAGGTTCGTATATTTCAACTTATCTCTATTGTCTGCTAGTTTTAAATGCTATAAAAGATGGAGAAAACTATACTTTTATCCCTTCCATATCCATAATCATGGCGATTGTAATCGCCATAGCCAATATTGTTTTACTAATCATTTTTATCCATCGGATTGCTGTAAGCATTCAAGCAGATAAAGTGATATCTGATATTTCAATCTTTATATCTCAACAGCTTGAAACCTTGTTTCCTGAAAAAATAGAGGAGAAAAAAGAATTTGAAGATAATGATGATCTAATTTCCGCTTTTAAAAAGCGCATTCCTATAAATTCTCCTAAAAGCGGTTATCTTCAGTACATTGATAATGAAGCGTTGATAGAAATGTTAGGAGACCGTGATTCATTACTGGAGTTGTATTACAGGCCTGGAGGGCACCTAGTGGAAGGACTAGAGATTGGGGTGCTCTATTTGAATGAAAATTGGGAAAAACCGGAGTTTACAAGCATTTTCGAGCATTTGGTGATAGGTAAAACAAAAACATCTCAACAAGACCTTGAATTCTCTATCTATCAAATGGTTGAAATAGCTTCCCGTGCACTTTCGCCAGGAGTTAATGATCCATTCACAGCGATCTCTTGCATTGATAACCTGACAACTACTATGTGCTATCTGGCCAAAGCTAAATTTCCTTCAAAATATCGTTTTGATAGTAAGGGTAATCTCAGGATTATTGCGGATGTATTGAATTTTGAGGGAGTTTTAGATGCTGCTTTCAACCAAATCCGACAGTATTCAATAGGAAGTATAGCTGTTATCATTAGATTAATGAAAGCATTAGTAACCATATATAAATTCACAAGCAAAGAAAACCATAAAAAAGCTGTCATGAAGCATGCCGAGATGGTTTTAAGATTAGGTAAGGAAACTATCAAAGAGCTGAATGACCTAACTGACTTAACGAATATAGCAGAAGAAATTTTAAAGGATGGTTTAGCCATGGGGATTAAACGTACGGAGTGATTCCTATTGGTTAAAAAAACTGGGTGCATATAGAAAGTTTTGATAGTGATATTAGACAGCTATTTTTTTTGGAGCCTTTTACTCTAGTATCCGTTGTTTGTGAGAGTTGAGATGTTTTTGAGCAATGCACGCAAATCACGGTTAGTTAAATGCTTGATAAGACAATCGTGGTACCGGAACCACTTTAAAGAATGAGTCGCATATACGATACTCAACGAGTCCTGGGTCTAGCTTCTTGCAAAAGGTCCATTGTAGCCGGTCTATTCCTTGGATATGGTTCCTAGAAATTTGTTGGCCATATGGTAACAAATACAACAAAATTTACTAATTTTAGTAGGGTTGTAAAACAGTTGAATAAAGAAAAATAAGGGCCTGTTTTTACAGCTTATCCCATGAGGTTGGTGGCTTGCGTTACGTGACAAGCATAAAAAGACAAAAGATTAACCGTTGAAAATGAAAGTTATATTTTTGATTATTGTTCTGATTCACGGACTAATCCATCTGCTTGGATTTGTCAAAGGCTTTGAATTGAGAGAAGTCAAAGAATTAACACTTCCTATTTCAAAGCCAATGGGGGTTGGTTGGTTGACTTCAACATTCCTATTTTTGACGTATGGATCATTGCACTTATTAAATTCCAAATATGCTTGGCTAATAGGACTTGTTGCAGTAATTCTTTCACAAGTGCTAATTATCTTTTTTTGGAAAGACGCAAAGTTCGGGACTATACCCAATAGTATCATTTTGGTGGTTTCAATAGTTTCATTTGGTTATTATAACTTTCAGAAAGTCATTCAACAAGAGACAACACAGTTGCTCAATAAAAATGTCACTATAGAAAACAGAACTTTACTTGAAAGTGATTTAACCAATTTACCCGAACCGGTAAAAAAATGGTTGAAAAATTCAGGCGTAATAGGAAAACCACTTATAAGTTATGGCAAAGTAACTCAAGTGGCTGAAATGCAAATGAAACCAGAGCAAGACAATTGGTTGACGGCAACAGCGATACAATATACAAGTATTGACAATCCTGGATTTATATGGTCAGTAGATGCGAGAATGAATAGCTTGTTGCACTTTCAAGGACGAGATAAGTTTGAGGATGGCAAGGGCGAAATGCTGATTAAATTGAACTCCTTATTCAACATTGTAAACGAGCGGGGAGAAAAATTAGATGAAGGCACATTGCAGCGTTACCTTGGTGAAATGGTTTGGTTTCCTTCTTTGGCTTTGAGTTCATACATAACTTGGGAACAACTCGACGAGAATAAAGCAAAAGCGACCATGACCTACAAAGGAACTTCTGGCAGCGGGACATTTCATTTTAATTCAAATGGTGACATTACAAAATATTCGGCATTGCGTTATAAAGGCAACGAAATTGACGCAAAAAGGCACGATTGGGAAATGAACATATTGGATTATAAATCATTTGAAGGTATAAAAGTTCCAACAAAAATGACATCTACTTGGAAGCTCGACGATAGAGATTGGACTTGGTTAAAATTGGAAGTTACAGACATATCATACAACAAGAATACCAGCCACTAATGGAGCATTCAGAAGTATCCCGAGGCTAGTGATATACCTTCATTCGTCAGTACAGGCATTACTCCCGTTGGAACGGACAAGTTTTTGATCTATATTCGCTATGTAATTGAAAAGAAAACTCATGTTTCAGGAACCCAAAAAATACACAGATAACGACCACTTCTTTTTTTAACCCACACAGGATTTGGAGAAAATATGCAATGCCCCACAAGATAAAGATGGTGTATTTAAAGTTTTATAATTGCGAAATGGAAAGGTGGAATTAGTTTACATTGGTTATTCTAATGGCGGCGGTCTCTACAACGAAATTGTAAATGGACTTCATTTCGACAAAAATCCTAGAAAAATTGGCTGGACTTATCAAATGCTTAAAGATAAAACCGAGGCGCCTGACATTTATTAGTATGTGACGAATGATCAGGAAAAAAGAAAGTCAGAGCAAGTTGAAATGTTGCAAGAATTTATAGCTTTTACAAGAAAATTACCGAGATGGAACAAATAAATGAACCAACGATGCGAAAGAATTTAGAAGCAGTAATAATTGTTGGAATAGCCGCTTAGATGATATTTGATGACGATCTCATTGATCTCTCACAGCTATCATTTTTCATACATTTCTTACATTAGCCTTCAACATGGAAAGAATTAAAATAGTCTGAAAAATGGAATTTTTAAAACCCGTAAGATTAGTATCTATCCTAAATCGAAAAAAAGACGATCCTAGTAAATTTGTTTTTACGGGTAACTTAACCATTCAGGAGACCGATATTCAACTGTTTAAATACAGAAAAGAAGCATTTGTTGAAGAGAAAAATATATCACCTGATATCCTTCATACATTTGAAAAGAACGGATATAATTATTGGTTGAATATCTACGGCTTAAATGAAACGGCAACCATAGCATCAATTTGTGAGAAACAAGGCATCCACAGCTTAGTGATCCAAGATATTTTAGATGTAAATCAAAGACCTAAATTTCAAGAGTATGAATATTTTTCTTTTTTGACTTTAAAATCCATTGTTCCTTCCGAAAATGAAATGATAACTGAACAAATTAGTTTTGTTTTTGGAGTAAACTTTTTGATCTCTTTTCAAGAAAGAAAAGCAGACTTTTTTGAACATCTCAGAATCAGGATAAGAGAAGACAAAGGGATCTTAAGGGAGCGTTCTGCTGATTATCTGCTCTATGCAATGCTTGAATCAATTTTAGACAATTATTTTAAGACTCTAAGTAGGGTAGACGAAGAGATTGAGAAATTTAATTTCACGAATACTAAAAAAGAACCATCTCCAAATGCACTTGAATTGATTGAAAATCATAAAAAATTTGTCCACTTTATTAAGAAGTCCATTCTTCCAATCAAAGAATTCGCACAAATAGTGGAGCGTGGAGAATGTCATTATATTGAAAAAAAGCACCTAAAATATTTTTTGGAAATCAAGGATTTATGCTTAACCCTGATTGATAATAGTGATATGATTCTTTCATCGCTTGAGAGTCAGACAAATTTATTTTTTTCTGTACAAGGTCATCGGATGAATCAAGTAATGAAAACCTTGACTATCGTGGCAACGATATTTATTCCTTTGACCTTCATTGCGGGTATTTATGGAATGAATTTTTCAAATATGCCCGAACTTGAATGGAAATATGGTTATGTGGGTATATGGTCTATTATGTTGAGTGTTTTCTTTGGTATGGTAATTTATTTTCGTAGGAAGAAATGGTTTTAAGGTGCTATTGGGTAAATCAATAGTACACACAACAAGAGGAGCTGAAATGGTAGTAGCTTTTGTTGTTGTTTTGAATATAGATGGGGCATAAAAGAAAGATCACAAATGTCACTTCACAGGCAATACCTCCATCTTTTCGATCTTTTTTTTTGAAACCAAAGTTGCTTTAAAAACTTTTTTAAACAATCTAAAGACTTCCTTGTTTGATCCATGTTAAACAAACTATCCAACTGATGAATTTATTAAGATCCTTATCCCTTACCGCCCTATGCGGTGCTATGTTTTTCGCAGTAAGTTGCGATAACAAATCTTCGGAAGTCACTGAAGAAGAAGTTGTAGAAGTTGTAGAGGTTGAAGAAACTCCTACGACCGTTGTAGATATTGCAGTAGGTTCAGCTGATCATACCACCTTGGTTGCAGCAGTATCAGCAGCAGGTCTAGTTGAAACTTTAAGCGGTGATGGTCCATTTACTGTTTTTGCACCTACCAACGATGCATTCGCTGCACTTCCTGCAGGTACTGTAGAAAGCTTATTGGAAGAAGCAAACAAAGATCAATTAACAGCTGTGTTGACATACCACGTAGTAGCTGGAAATGTGTTGTCAGGTGATCTATCTGATGGACAAGTTGTGACTACGTTGAATGGTCAAACTCTAACTGTAAGCATCAAAGATGGTAAAGTAATGATCAATGGCGCAACTGTTGTAGCTGCAGATCTTGCAGGTAGCAATGGCGTGGTACATGTAATTGATTCAGTATTATTACCAAAATAATTTTGATTAATAAGTGGTTTAAAATGTGTTTTACTCTCACCAAGTAAAAACGAATGGTTAAAAATGGGTATCCTACTTGGGTATCCATTTTTTTTGTAATTTTGATTTAAAGTTTATTAGTTGCCCATGAAATATTACCTACTTCTGATTTGTACGCTGTGTTCTTTTTCTCTTCATGCCAATGAATTGGTTAATGGGTATATCGTAATGGCTAATCAAGATACCATTCAGACATCCATAAAAATAGCTGGAAGAGCTCCCATTACCAATTCCCAAATCTTGGTTACAGTAGATGATGCGAGAGGAGAACAACTATTTCAGGCGGCAGATAAGCAAGTGCTAGGCTATGGATTTAAATTGAATCAGGTTAGTTATTCTTTCCGTTTTTTTGATATCCAACGAAGTTTTGGAAGTGCATTTTTCCGATTGATAGAAAATGGAGATAATTTTTTACTTTATGAAAACAAGGTAAAAGGAATCGATCGAACGGCAGAAGTACCCAACTCCCATTACGTCTTAATGAAGTCAAGCGGGGAGACGATCAATTTTACAACAGCTTTATTTAGCAATTGGAAAAAAGTAGTAAAAGAGTTTGTCTGGGACAATCCAGAAGCTTTAAAAGCTCTTAGTGACCTCAAAAGAAATGAAGTGCCAGCGTTCGTGCGATTCCTGAATAATATGTAAGGAAAAGTAAGAGGCTACCATAACCTTTAACAGTAGCATGAACAAAGTTTACCTTCCGATTAGGAAGGCAACTTTAATCAGTTTTTTTTGGCTATGCAAGTTAGTACTGTCTACTCAGCATATGCTCCAACTACGTGTATGTTTACTCATACAAAAATTAATTTTGGTTCAAGTTGTCTTTGGCAGTCTTGGAGTCAGGTTTTGTTGAGGTTCAATAATTGATACACTCAACCGCAGAATATTTAGTTTTTATGATTATCCGCTTTTATTCCAGTAGCTAAACAAATGAATATATTCATTATGCTTTCAAGCATCTGTTGACAGTGGATAGTTGACTGTGGTCCATTATCCGCAATAGTTCGGATATTACTTTGACTCTTGCTTAATTGCGGATAATTATATTAGTTTTTTGAAATCTTAAGCACTTTTCTCTTTTTCCATTTCTTTTTTAGGGAAAATCTTTGGTAATAAAAACAACATTAAGTGTTTCGTTTCAAAAAATTCTGCGGTAAATTTTTTGTTTTATTAAATAATATTCCATAAATTTAAACTAAGTATTAAGAATATTCTAAAATAGTCTTCGCCATAAAAATTTCTTTTAAACCTATTTTAGTTTGTTCTTCGGTGTAATTCTTATTTAAAATCTTTTGTGGATTTCAAAAAATAAAGATTTTTCAGATTACACTTATTGATTTTGCGTGCACTTAGTGCTTTAGGGTCCTCGTTCGTAGAGGTGTTTTAATTTTAATTGGAGATTGTTTTTTGGGTTCCAAAAATCTGGTTTTCAAAGTATCCTGTTATCATCAATTTAGTAATGATTGTAGAATGGATGTTGTAGAAATAGAAACGTTTCTTGTGAGCCTTTTTAAATTTAGGGTAATTCACCCTACAAAACCACAACAGCAACAGTTCAAAAGCTCTGGAAGTCCTGTGTTTGATGACTTTATTGCAACGCACAAGTTACAGACTGCAGAAACAACCGTATTACTCTTAGGGCTTATTCCTTTTTTGAATCCCAACTTTTTGTTTCATGCCATTAAAGAAATTTTTGATGCCATCAAGGATAAGCCCATTATCGGAGGCTATCGGGGCAAAAATCATCGTGGTATATTACCGAATGCTGAATTAGCACTATTTCTCTTGGCTGGAGAAGACTTACGCAATAGGATTCAATTCATGCATCTTTTTGAAAGTGATCACTTGTTTTCGAAAAAAAAGATCCTAAGTATTTCCAAACAAGAGGAGTTAGAACCCCATTATTCGAAGCCATACCTGATTAGTCAGGAGTACTTCGATCTTTTTGTTTTGGGTAAGAGGTATAGTCCTTCACTCAGCCCCAAGTTTCCAGCACAACTCCTCCAAACACAGTTGGAATGGTCCGATCTGGTTTTGGGAAGTAATACAGCTACTCAAATTGAAGAAATCAAAATCTGGTTGGATCATAATGCAGAGTTGATGAAAGATTCTGTTTTGGGAAAGAAGATTAAGTCCGGTTATGTAGCACTTTTTTATGGACCCTCTGGTACTGGGAAAACGCTTACAGCGACTTTATTGGGCACATACACTGGCAAGGACGTTTATAGAATAGATTTATCACAGGTGATTTCAAAGTATATAGGGGAAACTGAAAAAAATCTCTCTCAACTTTTTGAGGAAGCTAAAGATAGGGATTGGATACTTTTCTTTGATGAAGCAGATTCCATTTTTGGTAAACGTACCAATGTGAAGGATGCTCATGATAAGTATGCGAATCAAGAAGTCTCATACCTTCTTCAACAGGTTGAAAACCATGATGGCTTAGTCATATTAGCTTCCAATTTTAAAGGAAACATTGATACAGCTTTTACTCGGAGATTTCAATCCATCATCGAATTTGAAACGCCCAAAGCAAGCGAAAGATTGGAAATATGGAAGAAAGCCATTCCTGGAAGTTTGCCTCTAGAGGAAGCAGGAAGCTTAACCTCCATCGCACAAAAATATGAGTTGAATGGAGCCAATATTATCAATATAGTTCACTACGCCAGTTTGCAGTCTCTCCATATGAAAGAAAAAAAGCTGTCAACGCAGCACCTAATGAAAGGAATTAAGCGAGAGTTTAAAAAGGAGGGGAAAATTCTGTAAGCCAAAACTTATGATCTACGAAACCTTACATATCATCGCTTCGGATCTAGCAAATGCTTTTGTTGAACTGAC encodes:
- a CDS encoding DUF418 domain-containing protein, producing MKERIIGIDIARALAVFGMIIVNFKIVLGENGLNWVKSFASAFDGKASATFVVLAGIGLALMTNSALRTNDFQKIQIARIKIAKRALFLFIIGLSYIVIWPADILHFYGVYMLFILILLTSNGKTIIISTIGLILIYPFILGVLDYENGWDFETLHYLDFWTFNGFFRNLLFNGFHPVIPWASFMLFGFWFGKQDLRNDRFIKKAFWVSSIAFVVILILSHVSISFLSKGNEQTVNELSQIIGTNPMPPLPIYMANGIAISISIISACIIIGKIFSKNKLLLALNKTGQLALTFYVAHVIIGMGIIEAINPEKMGNYPIEFSVGYALLFSFLCIFFATFWLKRRENGPVEWVMKKIIG
- a CDS encoding DUF2254 domain-containing protein — encoded protein: MKKLLFKWDKLSGTFWFIPVMIIIISILLSFSLVYLDSIFTLPQNSLGRLFVVNSSDSARIILSTISGAMLGVAGTVFSITLVVLTLASSQFGPSLIKNFMYVRLNQVVLGSYISTYLYCLLVLNAIKDGENYTFIPSISIIMAIVIAIANIVLLIIFIHRIAVSIQADKVISDISIFISQQLETLFPEKIEEKKEFEDNDDLISAFKKRIPINSPKSGYLQYIDNEALIEMLGDRDSLLELYYRPGGHLVEGLEIGVLYLNENWEKPEFTSIFEHLVIGKTKTSQQDLEFSIYQMVEIASRALSPGVNDPFTAISCIDNLTTTMCYLAKAKFPSKYRFDSKGNLRIIADVLNFEGVLDAAFNQIRQYSIGSIAVIIRLMKALVTIYKFTSKENHKKAVMKHAEMVLRLGKETIKELNDLTDLTNIAEEILKDGLAMGIKRTE
- a CDS encoding DUF6544 family protein codes for the protein MKVIFLIIVLIHGLIHLLGFVKGFELREVKELTLPISKPMGVGWLTSTFLFLTYGSLHLLNSKYAWLIGLVAVILSQVLIIFFWKDAKFGTIPNSIILVVSIVSFGYYNFQKVIQQETTQLLNKNVTIENRTLLESDLTNLPEPVKKWLKNSGVIGKPLISYGKVTQVAEMQMKPEQDNWLTATAIQYTSIDNPGFIWSVDARMNSLLHFQGRDKFEDGKGEMLIKLNSLFNIVNERGEKLDEGTLQRYLGEMVWFPSLALSSYITWEQLDENKAKATMTYKGTSGSGTFHFNSNGDITKYSALRYKGNEIDAKRHDWEMNILDYKSFEGIKVPTKMTSTWKLDDRDWTWLKLEVTDISYNKNTSH
- the corA gene encoding magnesium/cobalt transporter CorA, which translates into the protein MEFLKPVRLVSILNRKKDDPSKFVFTGNLTIQETDIQLFKYRKEAFVEEKNISPDILHTFEKNGYNYWLNIYGLNETATIASICEKQGIHSLVIQDILDVNQRPKFQEYEYFSFLTLKSIVPSENEMITEQISFVFGVNFLISFQERKADFFEHLRIRIREDKGILRERSADYLLYAMLESILDNYFKTLSRVDEEIEKFNFTNTKKEPSPNALELIENHKKFVHFIKKSILPIKEFAQIVERGECHYIEKKHLKYFLEIKDLCLTLIDNSDMILSSLESQTNLFFSVQGHRMNQVMKTLTIVATIFIPLTFIAGIYGMNFSNMPELEWKYGYVGIWSIMLSVFFGMVIYFRRKKWF
- a CDS encoding fasciclin domain-containing protein gives rise to the protein MNLLRSLSLTALCGAMFFAVSCDNKSSEVTEEEVVEVVEVEETPTTVVDIAVGSADHTTLVAAVSAAGLVETLSGDGPFTVFAPTNDAFAALPAGTVESLLEEANKDQLTAVLTYHVVAGNVLSGDLSDGQVVTTLNGQTLTVSIKDGKVMINGATVVAADLAGSNGVVHVIDSVLLPK
- a CDS encoding ATP-binding protein; translation: MSLFKFRVIHPTKPQQQQFKSSGSPVFDDFIATHKLQTAETTVLLLGLIPFLNPNFLFHAIKEIFDAIKDKPIIGGYRGKNHRGILPNAELALFLLAGEDLRNRIQFMHLFESDHLFSKKKILSISKQEELEPHYSKPYLISQEYFDLFVLGKRYSPSLSPKFPAQLLQTQLEWSDLVLGSNTATQIEEIKIWLDHNAELMKDSVLGKKIKSGYVALFYGPSGTGKTLTATLLGTYTGKDVYRIDLSQVISKYIGETEKNLSQLFEEAKDRDWILFFDEADSIFGKRTNVKDAHDKYANQEVSYLLQQVENHDGLVILASNFKGNIDTAFTRRFQSIIEFETPKASERLEIWKKAIPGSLPLEEAGSLTSIAQKYELNGANIINIVHYASLQSLHMKEKKLSTQHLMKGIKREFKKEGKIL